Proteins found in one Triticum aestivum cultivar Chinese Spring chromosome 4D, IWGSC CS RefSeq v2.1, whole genome shotgun sequence genomic segment:
- the LOC123097545 gene encoding probable LRR receptor-like serine/threonine-protein kinase IRK has translation MRSLVLLLLVHLVFLAEAKGGGRAGLAAALNDDVLGLIVFKADVVDPEGRLATWSEDDERACAWAGITCDPRTGRVSGLNLAGFGLSGKLGRGLLRLESLQSLSLSANNFSGDIPPDLARLPDLQSLDLSSNAFSGAIPDGFFGKCHALRDVSLANNAFTGDTPDVGACGTLASLNLSSNRLASMLPSGIWSLNALRTLDLSGNTITGELPVGISKMFNLRALNLRRNRLTGSLPDDIGDCPLLRSVDLSSNSLSGNLPESLRRLSTCTDLDLSSNELTGNVPTWVGEMVSLETLDLSGNKFSGEIPGSIGGLMSLRELRLSGNGFTGGLPESIGGCRSLVHVDVSWNSLTGSLPTWVFASGVQWVSVSYNTFSGVVMVPVNASSVIQGVDLSSNSFSGRIPSELSQLLTLQSLNMSWNSLSGSVPASIVEMKSLELLDLSANRLNGSIPSTIGGKSFKVLSLAKNSLTGEIPPQIGDCSALTSLDLSHNGLTGAIPATMANLTNLQTADLSRNKLTGGLPKQLSNLAHLVRFNISHNQLSGDLPPGSFFDTISLSSVSDNPGLCGAKLNSSCPGVLPKPIVLNPDSSSNPLAQKEPVPGGLHHKKTILSISALVAIGAAVLIAVGIITITVLNLQVRAPGSHSAAAAAALELSDGYLSQSPTTDVNAGKLVMFGGGNPEFSASTHALLNKDCELGRGGFGTVYKTTLRDGQPVAIKKLTVSSLVKSQDEFEREVKMLGKLRHRNLVALMGYYWTPSLQLLIYEFVSGGNLHKQLHESSNANYLSWKERFDIVLGMARSLAHLHRHDIIHYNLKSSNIMLDGSGEAKVGDYGLAKLLPMLDRYVLSSKVQSALGYMAPEFTCRTVKITEKCDVYGFGVLVLEVMTGRAPVEYMEDDVIVLCDVVRAALDEGKVEECVDGKLCGKFPLEEAVPIMKLGLVCTSQVPSNRPDMSEVVNILELIRCPQDSPEAELG, from the exons ATGCGGTCCCTCGTGCTGCTGCTCCTCGTCCACCTCGTCTTCCTGGCGGAGGCCAAGGGCGGCGGCCGCGCGGGCCTGGCGGCGGCGCTGAACGACGACGTCCTGGGGCTGATTGTGTTCAAGGCCGACGTGGTGGACCCGGAGGGGCGCCTCGCGACGTGGAGCGAGGACGACGAGCGGGCCTGCGCCTGGGCCGGCATCACCTGCGACCCGCGCACCGGCCGCGTCTCGGGGCTCAACCTCGCCGGCTTCGGCCTCTCCGGCAAGCTCGGACGCGGTCTCCTGCGCCTCGAGTCGCTCCAGTCGCTCTCCCTCTCCGCCAACAACTTCTCCGGCGACATCCCACCCGACCTCGCCCGCCTCCCGGACCTCCAGTCGCTCGACCTCAGCTCCAACGCCTTCTCGGGCGCCATCCCGGATGGATTCTTCGGCAAGTGCCACGCCCTCCGCGACGTCTCCCTGGCCAACAACGCCTTCACCGGTGACACCCCGGATGTGGGCGCGTGCGGCACGCTCGCGTCTCTGAACCTGTCTTCCAACCGCCTGGCCAGCATGCTGCCCAGCGGCATCTGGTCCCTGAATGCGCTGCGAACTCTGGACCTCTCTGGCAATACCATCACCGGCGAGTTGCCTGTGGGCATCAGCAAGATGTTCAACCTGCGGGCGCTGAACCTGCGGAGGAACCGCCTCACAGGCAGCCTCCCGGATGACATTGGGGACTGTCCGCTGCTGCGGTCAGTGGACCTGAGCTCTAACTCGCTCTCCGGCAACttgccagagtccctgcggaggcTCTCCACTTGCACAGACCTTGACTTGAGCTCAAATGAGCTCACCGGAAATGTTCCAACTTGGGTTGGAGAAATGGTGAGCCTGGAGACGCTAGATTTGTCGGGGAACAAATTCTCCGGGGAGATTCCGGGGTCAATTGGTGGGCTCATGTCACTGAGGGAGCTGAGGCTGTCCGGAAATGGGTTCACCGGTGGCTTGCCTGAGTCAATCGGTGGATGTAGAAGCCTAGTGCACGTTGACGTGAGCTGGAATTCCCTCACTGGCAGCCTGCCTACCTGGGTATTTGCTTCCGGTGTGCAATGGGTGTCGGTGTCCTACAACACATTCAGTGGTGTGGTGATGGTGCCTGTGAATGCATCCTCTGTGATTCAAGGCGTGGACCTGTCAAGCAATTCGTTTTCAGGACGGATCCCGTCCGAACTCTCGCAACTGCTCACCTTGCAGTCGCTGAACATGTCTTGGAACTCGCTGTCTGGGAGTGTTCCAGCCAGCATTGTGGAGATGAAGTCACTGGAGCTGCTTGATTTGAGTGCCAATAGGCTCAATGGGAGCATTCCATCTACCATTGGAGGGAAGTCGTTCAAAGTGCTGAGCCTTGCCAAGAACTCCCTCACTGGAGAAATCCCACCCCAGATTGGGGATTGCTCTGCCCTCACGTCACT GGATCTATCACACAATGGTTTAACCGGAGCCATTCCAGCAACAATGGCCAATCTCACCAACCTTCAGACTGCTGATCTTTCTCGGAACAAGCTCACGGGTGGTCTGCCAAAACAGCTCTCCAACCTTGCCCACCTCGTTCGCTTCAACATTTCACATAACCAGCTCTCCGGGGATCTCCCTCCTGGTAGCTTTTTTGACACTATCTCCCTCTCATCTGTGTCCGACAATCCTGGCCTTTGCGGTGCAAAGCTCAACTCATCTTGTCCTGGCGTACTACCAAAACCAATTGTACTGAATCCAGACTCTTCGTCCAATCCGCTAGCACAGAAAGAGCCTGTGCCTGGGGGGCTCCATCACAAGAAAACCATACTGAGCATCTCAGCCCTTGTTGCAATTGGTGCTGCTGTTCTCATTGCTGTTGGTATCATAACTATTACAGTTCTTAACCTTCAAGTTCGCGCCCCAGGCTCtcattctgctgctgctgctgctgcgctggAACTCTCAGATGGATATCTCAGTCAGTCTCCAACAACTGACGTGAATGCAGGCAAGCTTGTCATGTTTGGAGGAGGCAATCCAGAATTCAGTGCCAGTACCCATGCTCTTCTGAACAAGGACTGTGAGCTCGGCCGTGGTGGTTTTGGCACTGTTTACAAGACCACTCTCCGAGATGGCCAACCTGTTGCCATCAAGAAACTGACAGTGTCAAGCTTGGTCAAATCTCAAGATGAATTTGAGAGGGAAGTGAAGATGCTGGGCAAGTTACGCCACCGTAACCTTGTTGCACTCATGGGCTATTACTGGACGCCATCACTTCAGCTTCTTATCTACGAGTTTGTGTCTGGGGGTAACTTGCATAAACAACTTCATGAATCTTCCAATGCAAATTACCTTTCATGGAAGGAAAGATTTGACATAGTTCTTGGTATGGCAAGAAGCCTGGCTCACCTCCACAGGCATGACATTATCCACTACAACCTGAAGTCAAGCAACATTATGCTTGATGGTTCGGGCGAGGCCAAGGTGGGGGACTATGGATTGGCGAAGCTACTGCCGATGTTGGATCGGTATGTTCTAAGCAGCAAGGTACAGAGTGCACTTGGTTACATGGCACCAGAATTTACATGCAGGACTGTGAAGATAACCGAGAAATGTGATGTGTATGGATTTGGAGTTCTTGTGCTGGAGGTCATGACAGGGAGGGCACCAGTGGAGTACATGGAAGATGATGTTATTGTACTGTGTGATGTGGTGAGGGCTGCTTTGGATGAAGGCAAAGTGGAAGAGTGTGTTGATGGGAAGCTCTGCGGAAAATTCCCACTGGAAGAGGCTGTTCCGATCATGAAACTTGGCTTAGTTTGTACTTCTCAGGTTCCCTCCAATAGGCCAGACATGAGTGAGGTGGTGAACATATTGGAGTTGATCAGATGCCCACAGGACAGCCCAGAAGCCGAATTAGGTTAA